Below is a genomic region from Fusobacteriaceae bacterium.
CCGTAATAGAGGACTTTCTGCAGACCCGTGACCCTCGGTTCCGATCCTTCGGCGAGAGTCCGGAAGGCCTTGACCTGCTCCTCGGTAAATATGCCCTGTTTGAGGGCTTCCTGCAATTGCCCGTCTGTGTATTTCATGATTTCTCCTTCCTGTGGGTCTTTTTTTCACCGGGGGTCTTTTTTCCGGCCGCCGGGCTCTCTTTCGCCTTTTGGGCGGGATCGCTGTACTCGGCGTAGCGCCCGCTGGCGACGGCCCAGAGATAGAGGCTCGCCACGGAGCCGTGGGGCGAATAGCGCTTCCGGCAGCGCTCAAAGAATTCTTTCGTGATTTCCCGGCGCCCGTAGAGCATCCGCAGGCCCCGCCGGATGGCAAGATCGTCGTAACTCAGGATATCGGGGCGCTGAAGGCAAAAGATCATCAGCATTTCCGCGGTCCAGATCCCGATCCCCCGAAGCCTTGTCAGGGCGGCCGCCACTTCCGCGTCGGAAAGGGTTGGCAGTTTTTCGAGATCAAGACGGCCCGCCAGCACTTCTTCGGCGATTTCCTTGATGTAGACGGCTTTTTTCATGGTAATGCCGCAGGCCTGCAGATCTTCGGCGGAAATCCCCGCGACGATCTCGGGAGTAAAGGGGCCGAAGCGCCGGGCCATGCGTTCGCGAATGGTAATATGGGCCTTGGTGGAAATTTGCTGGCCCACGACGGAATCGATCAGGGACTCAAAAAGATCCGAATCCACAGGACGTTCAACGGGTCCGATCAAGTCCATGGCCGCGGCCAGTTTTTTGTCTTTGCCTTTCAAATACGCGATCTCTTTTTCTCCGTAACGAAAAAAACCGTCACGAGCCATGATCCCGCTCCAGGTCCAGGAGGTAGCGCTTCAACGGAAGTCCTCCCCCGAAGCCCACGAGGGATCCGTCCTTGCCGATGATCCGGTGGCAGGGGACAATCAAGGGAATGGGGTTGTTGTGGTTGGCGCCGCCCACGGCCCGGAAGCCCCTGGGGGAGCCCACTTTTTCGGCGATATGCTGGTAGCTGACGGTCTGGCCGTAGGGGACCGTCAGAAGGGCGTTCCAGCAGGAAACTTGAAAGTCCGTGCCTTTGAGCTTCAGCGGCAGATCGAAGACTTTCCTTTTTCCGGCAAAATATTCGCTCACCTGCTTCGCGGCCCGTTTCAGAAGCGGCGTCTCTTTTTCCACATAATGGGATTCGGCTTTTTCATGGGGAAAGAGGAGACGGACAATGGCGCCGTCCTCTTCGGCGATGCCGATTTTCCCGACCGGGGTGTCATAGTAATAGAACTGTGTCATGATGTCCTCCTGGCGGCGATTTTTGTCTGTTTTGATCTGTTTTATCCAGTATAACACAAAAAGGCGGCTTTGTCTACGAAAGCTCAAAATCTGATTTCAAAAGTTTTGTGGGAGGCCTCGTCAAAGCCCAGGGCCCTGTAGAAGGCGTGGGCCCCCGTTCTCGCGATTCCGCTTTCGAGCACGGCCTTGTAGCAGTTTTGGGCTTTTGCCCAGGCGAGGGCCCGCCCGATCAGTTCGCGACCGATGCCCCGACGGCGGTAGTTTTCGTCGGTCACGACGTTTTCGATGTAGCCGATGGATCTGCCGTTGTGGGATAAATTCGGGATCACGCAAATATAGCAGGATCCCACTATTCGGCCGGCGTCCCGGGCCACATAGACTTGTATCCCGAAGAGCGCCGAGCGCTCGAGAATATCGGCCAGCAACCCTTCGGGGACGCTGCCGTCGACGCCCGGATTGAGCTGCTCATAGAGCCGGATCAGGGCGGGCGCCTCCGATTTTTCCAGCAATCCGTATTCAATCATGGCCATCCGGGTCCTTTAGCGGATCGCCGGACTGTAGCAGGCGAAGATCAACAGCGGAACCCGCCCCGTGTTCCGGATGGCGTGGGTCATCCCGATGGGGGCCATCATGGCGTTTCCGGCCGCGATGGGTTTCCATTCGCTTTCGTCGAGGAATTCGCCGCTTCCCGAGACCACATAAAAGAATTCCGTGGAATTGTCGTGGGTATGGGATTTGATCTCAAAATCCGGCATGATCATGACCTCGAAATTGTTGAGCCGCCCCGTGTCGGCCCCCGAGTAAAAATGCTTCATGAACACCCCGTCAAACTTCGGATGTTTTTCATACTTTGCCCCTTCGAAAATATGCGCTGCCATGCTTTTCCTCCTTTTCTCATTTTTTTATGAAAGAACTGTCGGCTCGGAGCCGTTAATGCCTTATTTGCGGCGGACAAAGCGGCCCAGATACGTAAAGCCGCATTTGAACAGGATATTGACGAGCATGATCATGACCGAAATGGCCACGGCGTACTCCACATCGCCGGAATCGCTCTTGCTGACCATCATGACCGAAATGACCCGGGTCCGGGCCGTATAGAGGAAAATGGCCGCCGATACTGTCGTCATGGCGTTGGTGAAGAAATAAG
It encodes:
- a CDS encoding DNA-3-methyladenine glycosylase; amino-acid sequence: MARDGFFRYGEKEIAYLKGKDKKLAAAMDLIGPVERPVDSDLFESLIDSVVGQQISTKAHITIRERMARRFGPFTPEIVAGISAEDLQACGITMKKAVYIKEIAEEVLAGRLDLEKLPTLSDAEVAAALTRLRGIGIWTAEMLMIFCLQRPDILSYDDLAIRRGLRMLYGRREITKEFFERCRKRYSPHGSVASLYLWAVASGRYAEYSDPAQKAKESPAAGKKTPGEKKTHRKEKS
- a CDS encoding methylated-DNA--[protein]-cysteine S-methyltransferase, with protein sequence MTQFYYYDTPVGKIGIAEEDGAIVRLLFPHEKAESHYVEKETPLLKRAAKQVSEYFAGKRKVFDLPLKLKGTDFQVSCWNALLTVPYGQTVSYQHIAEKVGSPRGFRAVGGANHNNPIPLIVPCHRIIGKDGSLVGFGGGLPLKRYLLDLERDHGS
- a CDS encoding GNAT family N-acetyltransferase — protein: MIEYGLLEKSEAPALIRLYEQLNPGVDGSVPEGLLADILERSALFGIQVYVARDAGRIVGSCYICVIPNLSHNGRSIGYIENVVTDENYRRRGIGRELIGRALAWAKAQNCYKAVLESGIARTGAHAFYRALGFDEASHKTFEIRF
- a CDS encoding cupin domain-containing protein; the encoded protein is MAAHIFEGAKYEKHPKFDGVFMKHFYSGADTGRLNNFEVMIMPDFEIKSHTHDNSTEFFYVVSGSGEFLDESEWKPIAAGNAMMAPIGMTHAIRNTGRVPLLIFACYSPAIR